The Hymenobacter sp. DG01 sequence CGCGACCAGGCGCACATTGTTGGTCAGAACGAGTCGGATGGCTGCTGCTACTCCCAATCGTGGCAGGACGTGCAGTTCCAGCGCATGCCGAACGTGAGCCTACGCCCCGGCACCGAAAAGATGAGCGTGGACCAGATGATTGCGGGCGTGGACAAGGGCATCTACATAGCCGGCAACGGTTCCTTCTCTATTGACCAACAACGCTACAACTCCCAGTTCGGCGGGCAGGTATTCTACGCCATCGAGAAGGGTAAAATTGCCGGCATGCTCGAGGACGTCGCCTACCAGACCAACACGCTGGAGTTCTGGAATAGCTGCGCGGCGGTTTGCGACCAGTCGGATTACCGATTCGCGGGCTTCTTCAACGACGGCAAGGGCCAGCCCAGCCAGAGCTCCGCGGTAAGCCACGGCTCCAGCACTACCCGCTTCAACGGCGTGAATGTTATCAACACCGCCCGCAAAATCGGATAAGCTATGGCCATTCTTTCCAAAGACGAGTCGCAGGCTATCCTGAAGAAGGTGGTGAGCTTCACTACTGCTGATGAGTGCCAGGCTACCCTGCAGGGCCGCACCAGCGGCAACGTGCGATACGCCCGTAACTCCGTGAGCACCGCCGGGTCCCGCGACAATGTGTCGTTGGTGGTGGAGGCGAGGTTTGGCAAGCGGGCGGGGGTAGCCACCTGCAACCAGTTCGACGATGCTACCCTGCGCCGCTGCGTGCAACGGGCCGAGGAAATTGCCCGTCTCGCCCCCGAGGACCCCGAATACATGCCCTTGCTGGGCCCCCAGCAGTACCTCACGCCGGTAAGCTACGCAGCCAGTACCGCTGGTATTACCCCCGACTTCCGGGCCCAGGCCGCCGGCGACAGTATTGCGCTGTGCGCCGCCAAGCAGCTGACTGCCGCAGGTTACCTCGAAGATGGCGCTTCTTTCCTGGCCCTGCGCAACAACAAAGGTCTGGAAGCCTACCAGCAAAGCACCAACCTCGACTTCTCGGTGACGGTGCGCACCCCGGACGGTACCGGTTCAGGCTACGCCGTGGCCGATTTCACCGATGCCAGCAAGTTCAACGCCAAGGCCCTGACCCAGATTGCGGCCGACAAAGCTGCCGGCTCGCGCAATGCCAAAGCCCTGGAGCCCGGCAAGTACACCGTTATTCTAGAGCCTGCCGCTCTGGTTTCCGATGAAGGTTTGCTTAACAACCTGGTGTATAACTTCGGAGCCCGCGAGGCCGATGAGGGACGCTCCTTCCTGAGCAAAAAGGGGGGCGGCAACCGTACCGGCGAAAAGCTGTTCGACCCACGCATTACCATCTACTCCGATCCGCTGAATGCCCAAGCTCCGGGCGGCGTGTTTGATGGGGAAGGGCTGCCGGTGAAGCGCATGAACTGGGTGGAAAAGGGCGTGGTCAAGAATCTGTACTACACCCGCTACTGGGCCCAGAAAACGGGCCAGCAGCCCACGGCTTTTTCTGGCAACTTCATCATGGAAGGGGGCACCCAAAGCGTGCAGGACCTGATCAAGAGCACGGCTAAGGGCATTCTGGTTACGCGCCTGTGGTACATTCGCGACGTGGACCCCCAAACGCTGCTGTTCACAGGCCTGACCCGTGACGGAACCTTCTACATCGAGAACGGTAAGATTAAGCACCCGGTGAAGAACTTCCGCTTCAATGAAAGCCCCGTGATTATGCTCAACAACATCGAGGCCATCGGGCGGCCCGTGCGGTTGGGCGGCAACCTGGTGCCCCCGCTTAAAATTCGGGACTTCACCTTCACCAGCCTCTCCGACGCGGTGTAGCATCACAGATTAAACGGATTGCCGGAATCATACGGATTTCAGCACCGAGTTTAGGTTGTTCCTGACTATCTATCAAGTAAAAAAGACGCCCCTGATGGGGCGTCTTTTTTTATTTTTAGCAGGTAGCATCTTATTAAGATGTTAAGATGCTATTTGTCGCCGAACTGCAGCGCCAGATAGCCCTGAATGACGCGGTTGCGCAGGCGCGGATCATTGCTGCCGCTGAGGTTGCGCACGTCGTTGATGTCGTTGACGCCGGCGGTGAAGCGCCCGCCTACCAGCAGGTTTCCCAGCTTCAGGCCCGCCCCGGCCGCCAGGCTCAGGTCGCCGCGCTTGTAGCTGCTGTAGGGGCCGTTGCCGGAAGAAGATACGCTCACGTCGCCGCTGGCATCTTTGCGGAGCAGAAAGCCAAACTGCGGTCCGGCCTCCACGAACACCGGCCCCACTGTTACCTTAGCCAGCACCGGCAGGTTGAGGTAGTGCAGCTTAGCATCATAATTCCCGACGGCATCCTTAAACGAGCTACCCTGCAGGGAATACAACAGCTCCGGCTGAATGGAAATGGGCCCGATCAGGTCGGCCTCGTAGAAGATGCCGGCGTGATAGTACGTTTTGTACTTGGTAGAGGTAGAGCCCAGATTTTCCCCATCGAGCACGGCGGCGTTGATGCCCGCTTTTATGCCCAGCTGAGCATGGGCCGTGGCGGCCAGCAGCAGAGCCAGCAAGAGAAGCAAAGTTTGTTTCATGGCGCAGGTACTGAGAAGGTTATAGATACTAGTACGGGGTAGTAACGTAAAACCTTCGGCGCGGGGTATGCCTGAGTTCCGGCTTTATCGCTTCCCGAGCAGCTTACCCACCGAGAGCTGAATGACGCGGTTGTGCAGCCCTCCCAGGCCCAGGGTTGACCGCAGCTGCCGCTCATCGGAATTGTTGTTGATATCAGACAGCCCGTAGTTCAGGCGCGCATCCAGCATCCAGCCCGAGGCAAACTCATACCCCACTCCGCCCACAATGCCGCCTTCCAGCTTCCTGACATCCTTGCTGCCACTGTCGCTGGCTCCGAGCAGAATGCCCAGCTGCGGCCCAATGTTGAGGTAGGCGTGGCGGCCCACATACTGGCGCAGCAGCACCGGCAGGTTTAGGTAAGCAATCCGCCGGTGCACCACGGTGGTCTGGCCCTGGGGGCCGATGGGTTTCTTCTCGTTGGTACCCTGCAGGCTGAGCTGCAGCTCGGTTTGCACGGCAAAGCCCTGCGCGCTGGGCCGGAACCGCACCATTGGCCCCAGCGTAAACCCCGGAAACAACTGGGCGCTGCTATTGATGGTCCCGCTTAGGGTAGCCAGGTTCAGGCCCGCTTTCAGGCCTAGCCGGGTTTCGTCGGCCGGGGCCTGGGCCGCGGCCGTGCCCGCCAGCCCTACCAGACCCACCGAGAGAAGTACGAATACAGAACGCATTGAAAAAGAACAGGACAAAGTAAACCTGGATGACTGAAGTAAAAGCGCCGTGTGCTTTCTTGCCAGAAGCAGCCCCCAAGCTCGACAAAACTTCTCAACTTTCCGGACCCTGGCAAGCCACCTGCCGACCATAGCTGGTGTCTTTGCGCCGCATCTTCTTCTTTCATCTTCTGCCATGCCCGCTCCTTTCACCTTCGTGCGCCTGCAATACCGCTCCGGCGACTGGGATGCCGTGGATGAGCGCATGCCGGCCAACCTGCTTCACTCCCTGGTTCAGTACACCAAAGTACCCGTCAATGCCAAGGAGAAAGTAGTAGCCCTCGATTCGCCGGAGTTGTTTCGCTACCCCTTCTGCTACCTCTCGGGGCATCGATTGGTGCAGTTTTCGGCCCCGGAAAAGAAAAACTTCGAGCAGTACGTGCGCGGTGGAGGCTTTGTGTTCGTGGATGACTGCAACCACGACATCGACGGGCTGTTTGCGCGCTCCTTTGAGGAGCAGATGCGCGTGTGCTTCGGGGCCGGCGCCCTGAAAAAGCTGCCCAAAACGCACCCCATCTACTCGCAGTTTTTCAAGTTCCCGGAGGGCCCGCCCAACACCGGCTTCGAGCTCAATGGCTGGGGCGACGACCTGGTGCACGACTACCTCAAGGGTATTGAAATTAATGGGCGCCTGGCCGTGCTGTACTCCAATAAAGACTACGGCTGCGAGTGGGACTACGACTTCCGCAATAAGCGCTTCCTGGCCGAAGACAATACCAAGTTCGGGGTCAATATTATTCTGTACGCCCTGACCGCCTGATTTTCCGAGTAGCTTTTCTCTATTATTCCCTCCTGTTCTTATGCGTCAACATCTACTTTCTACCCTGCTGCTGGCCGCCGGACTGGCAGCCCCGGCCACGGCCCAGGTGCGGGTGCAACTGGATCCGCTGGGCCCACTACGCCTGCGCCTGGGGGTGCGGGCCGGTGCCCAGGTTACCCGCATGACAATTGCCGCGCCCGACTATGTGTCAACCGAGCTGAAGTATAACTACTGGGGCGGGCAGGCCGGCCTGGTGCTGGAGGCAGCCGTGGGGTGGTTGAGCCTGCAGCAGGGGGTAGTGTTCAGTCAGAAAGGTTACCGGGAAAAACGCAGCTGGACGCAGGAACTGCAGGGTACCTCCTACCCCTCGAAGAGTTTGGTGCGCCTGCGCCTGAACTACCTGGAGCTTCCCCTGAACCTGGTGGCTACCGTGCACGGGGTGCAGCTGTTTGCCGGCCCTTACCTGGGCGTGGGCCTGAGCGGCGAGTACAAGTACACGTACACCAAGCCCATGCGCACCTCGGAGTACTACCAAACCTACGCCCTGACCAGCTACGCCAACGAAACGAAAATTGGCTTCGGCAAGAAAAGCCCCACGCCTTACTACCGGCCCTTCCGGCGCCTGGATGCCGGCTACCAGGTAGGGGTAGGCTACCGGCGGGGCGGCTGGCAGGCCCAGGCTGCGTACTCGCACGGGGTAAAAAACTCGTATGAAAGCATCTATATCGGCTACGACCCACCAGCCGAAAACCGGGGCTTCCAGCTTAATCTGACCCGCTTTTTTGGCCGCCCGGAGCCCGCGCAGTAAGGCTGCCTGGCCGCGTTTCTAGAAGCGGTAGCCCAGGCTGATGCGCCCGTCGAACACGGTACCATTTTCGTAGAAGGTTTCTTCCTCGTAGTAGCCGCCCCCGCGGCGGTAGTTC is a genomic window containing:
- a CDS encoding TldD/PmbA family protein; translated protein: MAILSKDESQAILKKVVSFTTADECQATLQGRTSGNVRYARNSVSTAGSRDNVSLVVEARFGKRAGVATCNQFDDATLRRCVQRAEEIARLAPEDPEYMPLLGPQQYLTPVSYAASTAGITPDFRAQAAGDSIALCAAKQLTAAGYLEDGASFLALRNNKGLEAYQQSTNLDFSVTVRTPDGTGSGYAVADFTDASKFNAKALTQIAADKAAGSRNAKALEPGKYTVILEPAALVSDEGLLNNLVYNFGAREADEGRSFLSKKGGGNRTGEKLFDPRITIYSDPLNAQAPGGVFDGEGLPVKRMNWVEKGVVKNLYYTRYWAQKTGQQPTAFSGNFIMEGGTQSVQDLIKSTAKGILVTRLWYIRDVDPQTLLFTGLTRDGTFYIENGKIKHPVKNFRFNESPVIMLNNIEAIGRPVRLGGNLVPPLKIRDFTFTSLSDAV
- a CDS encoding porin family protein translates to MKQTLLLLLALLLAATAHAQLGIKAGINAAVLDGENLGSTSTKYKTYYHAGIFYEADLIGPISIQPELLYSLQGSSFKDAVGNYDAKLHYLNLPVLAKVTVGPVFVEAGPQFGFLLRKDASGDVSVSSSGNGPYSSYKRGDLSLAAGAGLKLGNLLVGGRFTAGVNDINDVRNLSGSNDPRLRNRVIQGYLALQFGDK
- a CDS encoding porin family protein, with amino-acid sequence MRSVFVLLSVGLVGLAGTAAAQAPADETRLGLKAGLNLATLSGTINSSAQLFPGFTLGPMVRFRPSAQGFAVQTELQLSLQGTNEKKPIGPQGQTTVVHRRIAYLNLPVLLRQYVGRHAYLNIGPQLGILLGASDSGSKDVRKLEGGIVGGVGYEFASGWMLDARLNYGLSDINNNSDERQLRSTLGLGGLHNRVIQLSVGKLLGKR
- a CDS encoding DUF4159 domain-containing protein, whose amino-acid sequence is MPAPFTFVRLQYRSGDWDAVDERMPANLLHSLVQYTKVPVNAKEKVVALDSPELFRYPFCYLSGHRLVQFSAPEKKNFEQYVRGGGFVFVDDCNHDIDGLFARSFEEQMRVCFGAGALKKLPKTHPIYSQFFKFPEGPPNTGFELNGWGDDLVHDYLKGIEINGRLAVLYSNKDYGCEWDYDFRNKRFLAEDNTKFGVNIILYALTA
- a CDS encoding outer membrane beta-barrel protein, with the protein product MRQHLLSTLLLAAGLAAPATAQVRVQLDPLGPLRLRLGVRAGAQVTRMTIAAPDYVSTELKYNYWGGQAGLVLEAAVGWLSLQQGVVFSQKGYREKRSWTQELQGTSYPSKSLVRLRLNYLELPLNLVATVHGVQLFAGPYLGVGLSGEYKYTYTKPMRTSEYYQTYALTSYANETKIGFGKKSPTPYYRPFRRLDAGYQVGVGYRRGGWQAQAAYSHGVKNSYESIYIGYDPPAENRGFQLNLTRFFGRPEPAQ